From one Melioribacteraceae bacterium genomic stretch:
- the lnt gene encoding apolipoprotein N-acyltransferase — translation MSVKEFNIELKSDSKFVNRKDLLLAFASGLMLGLAFPPLPFYPLLFVAFIPLFKVLERRNSLAEINRITYFSMFIYNIITLYWVGSWQPDTDSFLMVAGVALLFFNPIVFLIPTTIYYWTYKKFGRKIGLYLFPLFWVTAEFLYGISDFRFPWVTLGHSLSYFNSFIQIADIIGSFGLGILVIYINIFFFITYKNFIELRNYFIPLFLGVGLIALALIYGGIKINTLPRANSKLKIGVVQPNLNPWKKWEAGNLDQQLDLYLELSIKEVKNGAELIVWPETALPVYLLAGGYERIVEDIHKFCDTNNVYLLTGMPHANFYFDSTEAPREAKKTNSGTYYTSYNSIVLFQPGNREIPKYGKIKLVPFGEKVPLVEHIPFLGDIIKWNVGISSWNEGKEQKVFEVKQDNKSFNVAGVVCIESIYPRFINGFVDNGAELLIVVTNDSWYGDSSGPYQHKEMSVLRAIETRRSVVRSANGGISCVIDKLGNTKISTEMYTRTSFTFDVEINNEKTIYSSTAYVLPLLSLLVSIFVMFAFTFDKIKKKKK, via the coding sequence ATGAGCGTAAAAGAATTCAATATTGAACTTAAATCTGATTCAAAATTCGTAAATAGAAAAGATTTATTACTAGCATTTGCATCGGGCTTAATGCTTGGACTCGCTTTTCCGCCTCTTCCATTTTATCCACTTCTATTTGTAGCTTTTATCCCACTATTTAAAGTTTTAGAACGGAGAAATTCTTTAGCGGAAATCAATCGAATTACATACTTCTCGATGTTTATATATAATATCATTACTCTTTATTGGGTTGGAAGCTGGCAGCCTGATACAGACTCATTCTTAATGGTAGCTGGGGTAGCTTTACTATTTTTTAATCCGATCGTCTTTCTAATTCCCACAACAATCTATTATTGGACTTACAAAAAATTTGGAAGAAAGATAGGATTGTATCTGTTTCCTCTTTTTTGGGTAACTGCTGAGTTTCTTTATGGAATATCAGATTTTAGATTTCCTTGGGTAACACTTGGTCATTCGTTGTCATACTTTAATTCATTTATTCAAATTGCCGATATAATTGGTTCATTTGGTTTAGGTATACTTGTTATTTATATAAACATATTTTTCTTTATAACTTATAAGAATTTTATTGAACTAAGAAATTATTTCATTCCGCTTTTTTTAGGAGTCGGGTTGATTGCTCTTGCGTTAATTTATGGTGGGATTAAAATTAATACTTTACCGAGAGCGAATTCAAAATTAAAAATCGGTGTAGTTCAGCCCAATTTAAACCCTTGGAAAAAATGGGAAGCCGGTAATTTAGATCAACAGTTAGATTTATATCTTGAGTTATCGATAAAAGAAGTTAAGAATGGTGCAGAATTAATTGTGTGGCCGGAAACTGCATTACCGGTTTACTTATTAGCCGGTGGATATGAAAGAATAGTTGAAGACATTCACAAGTTTTGTGATACAAACAATGTTTACTTGTTAACTGGAATGCCGCATGCAAATTTTTATTTTGACAGTACAGAGGCACCCAGAGAAGCTAAGAAAACAAATAGCGGAACTTATTATACTTCCTACAATTCAATAGTTCTCTTTCAGCCAGGTAATCGAGAAATTCCAAAGTATGGAAAGATCAAACTTGTTCCGTTTGGAGAAAAAGTTCCGTTGGTTGAACACATACCATTTCTCGGGGATATTATTAAATGGAATGTAGGAATCTCAAGTTGGAATGAAGGAAAAGAACAAAAAGTTTTTGAAGTAAAACAAGATAATAAATCTTTTAACGTTGCCGGTGTTGTGTGTATTGAATCTATTTACCCACGATTCATCAATGGATTTGTGGATAACGGCGCCGAGCTTTTGATAGTAGTTACCAATGACAGTTGGTATGGAGACTCCAGCGGTCCTTATCAACATAAAGAGATGAGTGTACTTCGTGCAATTGAAACTAGACGCAGCGTTGTAAGATCGGCAAACGGCGGAATTAGCTGCGTGATTGACAAACTTGGTAATACAAAGATTAGCACAGAAATGTATACTCGTACAAGTTTTACTTTTGATGTTGAAATCAATAATGAGAAAACAATTTATTCAAGCACGGCCTATGTACTTCCTCTGTTGAGTCTGCTTGTATCAATATTTGTTATGTTTGCATTCACGTTTGATAAAATAAAAAAGAAGAAAAAATAA
- a CDS encoding DedA family protein → MLEQVLSYISSVDTIYVYLVLFFFSFIENVFPPSPSDVVVVVGASLIASTEISFLPILFITSIGSAMGFVLMYYVGKLFGEKLVRKGKIKFIHKDDIEKADKWFNKWGYKLILANRFLPGTRSVISFFSGVHELKIGTTFLYAAISAFAWNAVIIYIGMLVGNNVELIDYYLNTYSYAIGGLTIVIFAGILIRIFWRKKKSHEIK, encoded by the coding sequence ATGTTAGAACAAGTCCTATCCTACATAAGCAGCGTTGACACTATATATGTTTATTTAGTCTTGTTTTTTTTCTCCTTTATTGAAAATGTTTTTCCACCTTCTCCAAGCGATGTAGTTGTGGTTGTCGGTGCTTCACTCATTGCATCTACCGAAATCTCCTTTTTACCGATATTATTTATTACAAGTATCGGAAGTGCAATGGGTTTTGTTCTCATGTATTATGTTGGCAAATTGTTCGGTGAAAAACTTGTAAGGAAGGGCAAAATCAAATTCATTCACAAAGATGATATTGAAAAGGCAGACAAATGGTTTAATAAGTGGGGCTATAAATTAATTTTAGCAAATAGATTTTTACCCGGAACTCGTTCGGTTATTAGTTTTTTTTCCGGTGTGCACGAATTAAAAATTGGCACAACTTTTTTATATGCGGCCATCAGTGCGTTCGCATGGAACGCCGTAATAATTTATATCGGAATGTTAGTCGGCAACAATGTTGAGTTGATTGATTATTATTTAAACACTTATTCTTATGCAATAGGTGGGTTGACAATAGTAATTTTTGCCGGTATTCTTATTAGAATATTCTGGCGAAAAAAGAAATCGCATGAAATTAAATGA
- the ispF gene encoding 2-C-methyl-D-erythritol 2,4-cyclodiphosphate synthase, giving the protein MNTPFRIGFGYDVHQFANDRKLYLGGIEIEHHSGLKGHSDADALLHSITDALLGALALGDIGTHFPDTDSQYKGIASRILLEKTYDLVIQEGFKIANIDATVVAENPKLNPHIKEIRRSIASILKLEVDQVSVKATTSEKMGFVGEEKGVKVYAVVLIYKDEN; this is encoded by the coding sequence TTGAACACACCTTTTAGAATTGGCTTTGGTTATGATGTCCATCAGTTCGCTAACGATAGGAAATTATATCTCGGCGGAATTGAAATTGAACATCATAGCGGTTTAAAAGGTCATTCCGATGCCGATGCTCTTCTTCATTCCATCACCGATGCTTTGTTGGGAGCTTTGGCACTTGGTGATATTGGAACACATTTCCCGGATACGGATTCACAATACAAGGGAATTGCCAGCAGAATATTATTAGAAAAAACGTATGATCTTGTGATACAAGAAGGATTTAAAATTGCGAATATTGACGCAACAGTTGTTGCAGAAAATCCAAAACTTAATCCACACATCAAAGAAATCAGAAGAAGCATTGCATCCATACTTAAATTAGAAGTTGATCAAGTTTCTGTAAAAGCAACTACTTCCGAAAAGATGGGATTTGTCGGTGAAGAAAAAGGCGTTAAAGTTTACGCTGTCGTTTTAATCTATAAAGACGAAAATTAA
- a CDS encoding acylphosphatase has translation MNSELKRAEIIVKGLVQGVGFRWFVLKTAQQLGLKGYTKNLISGEVYSVAEGEYSNLEEFFKKLKIGPMHASVRDASIKWTEPKNEFTNFEIRH, from the coding sequence ATGAACAGCGAATTAAAAAGAGCTGAAATAATTGTTAAAGGTCTAGTACAAGGTGTCGGGTTCCGATGGTTTGTATTAAAAACTGCACAGCAACTTGGTTTAAAAGGTTATACAAAAAATTTAATAAGCGGGGAAGTTTACTCAGTTGCTGAAGGTGAGTATTCAAACTTAGAAGAGTTTTTCAAAAAATTAAAAATCGGTCCGATGCACGCATCCGTAAGAGATGCATCAATAAAATGGACTGAACCAAAAAACGAGTTTACTAATTTCGAGATTAGACATTGA
- a CDS encoding DMT family transporter has protein sequence MNSTEPTGRKYLAEGALLLATLIWGGTFVIVKESLNDSSPMLFITLRFALASILLLPFIYKRRKLFTKELLFGSMLVGVFLFLGFATQTVGLKYTTASRSGFITGTTVVIVPILQLLIEKRPPTLGAIIGTLLVFLGLTFLSSGGNSIYTVFTELGTNFNWGDFLTLLCAVFFAFQIVFIDIVSRKYDFWLLMFVQLSTVAVLAFFATLFFEITSIESIKLIPTDYLLFGLLYTGILATLINISIQTKFQKEVTPTKAGIIFSFELVFAALFAFFLLNEKITNFGIVGGALIFMGLLVSEAYDTFKLIYEQRIKKS, from the coding sequence ATGAATAGCACAGAACCAACCGGAAGAAAATACTTAGCCGAAGGTGCACTTCTTTTAGCAACACTAATTTGGGGCGGAACATTTGTTATAGTAAAAGAATCCTTGAATGATTCTTCTCCGATGTTATTCATTACTTTACGTTTCGCTTTAGCTTCGATATTGCTATTACCTTTTATTTACAAAAGAAGAAAGCTTTTCACAAAAGAATTGTTATTCGGCAGCATGCTTGTGGGTGTTTTTCTGTTCTTGGGTTTTGCAACTCAAACAGTTGGACTAAAGTACACAACTGCTTCTAGATCTGGTTTTATTACCGGAACAACAGTCGTAATTGTCCCGATTTTGCAATTATTAATTGAAAAACGACCGCCGACACTGGGTGCTATAATTGGAACGCTTTTAGTATTTCTAGGCTTAACTTTTTTGAGTTCGGGTGGAAATTCAATTTATACTGTTTTTACTGAACTAGGGACAAATTTTAATTGGGGTGATTTTCTAACTCTTCTCTGTGCAGTATTTTTTGCTTTTCAAATTGTATTTATTGATATAGTATCCCGTAAATATGATTTCTGGTTATTGATGTTTGTTCAGCTCAGCACGGTTGCAGTCCTTGCGTTTTTTGCAACACTATTTTTTGAGATTACTTCAATTGAATCAATAAAACTAATTCCGACGGATTATTTATTATTCGGTCTTCTTTACACCGGAATACTTGCAACACTCATTAACATATCGATTCAGACAAAATTTCAAAAAGAAGTCACACCTACCAAAGCAGGAATTATCTTTTCATTTGAACTTGTTTTTGCTGCGTTATTCGCGTTCTTTTTATTAAATGAGAAAATCACTAATTTTGGCATCGTTGGTGGTGCATTAATCTTCATGGGTTTATTAGTTTCCGAAGCTTATGACACATTCAAACTAATTTATGAACAGCGAATTAAAAAGAGCTGA
- the era gene encoding GTPase Era codes for MKTKSGYVSIIGKPNAGKSTLMNSLIGERLSIITSKPQTTRKNILGIISDETHQIIFLDTPGILEPNYLLQQKMVEFINQAIKDADILLVLFDIDSDQDGKEILEDENLIQIIGSNKSKKIAVINKIDLSNEIKVEKLINRVKGTNIFDDVIIISAQLGFNIQELLKTIKSFLPYGPKYYPDDQLTIENERFYVSEIIREKIFEYYKDEVPFSTEVLIEDFKERENAKDFISASIIVERETQKPIIIGKGGEAIKRLGKISRAAIEKFLDREVYLELHVKVKPKWRSDPNLLKNFGYSTDNE; via the coding sequence ATGAAAACAAAATCTGGTTACGTATCAATAATCGGCAAACCGAATGCCGGTAAATCCACATTGATGAATTCGCTCATCGGAGAGAGATTATCAATAATTACAAGTAAACCGCAGACTACCCGGAAAAATATATTAGGAATTATTTCTGATGAAACTCATCAAATAATTTTTCTTGATACTCCCGGAATCTTAGAACCTAACTATTTGCTTCAGCAAAAAATGGTTGAGTTCATCAATCAAGCAATTAAAGATGCTGATATTCTTCTTGTTCTTTTTGATATAGATTCCGATCAAGATGGGAAAGAAATTTTGGAAGATGAGAATCTTATTCAAATTATTGGCAGCAATAAATCGAAGAAGATTGCTGTAATTAATAAAATTGATCTTTCCAATGAGATTAAAGTCGAGAAGTTGATTAATAGAGTAAAAGGAACCAATATATTTGATGATGTAATTATTATTTCTGCACAGTTAGGATTTAATATTCAAGAATTACTTAAGACTATTAAATCATTTTTACCTTACGGACCAAAGTATTATCCCGATGACCAGCTAACTATTGAGAATGAAAGATTTTATGTTTCGGAAATTATTCGTGAAAAGATTTTTGAATATTATAAAGACGAAGTTCCTTTCAGTACAGAAGTACTGATTGAAGATTTCAAAGAAAGAGAGAATGCAAAAGATTTTATTTCCGCCTCAATTATTGTCGAAAGGGAAACACAAAAACCGATCATAATTGGCAAAGGAGGTGAAGCAATAAAACGTCTCGGTAAAATTTCTCGCGCAGCTATTGAAAAATTTTTAGATCGCGAAGTTTATCTTGAACTTCACGTAAAAGTCAAACCAAAATGGCGTAGTGATCCAAACTTGCTGAAAAACTTCGGATACTCCACTGATAATGAATAG
- a CDS encoding sigma-70 family RNA polymerase sigma factor has translation MKNLTDEQIIESIKKGNKGDFTLLVDRYKDKGFSLLKRILKNDLDAEEALQDTFMKVFSSLNSFRFESKFSTWFYKVTFNTGLTMAASKKRKIEKEMSSIEDHFELGHEDERIYSESENVKQYVMKLVDHLPPRNALLLILFYIDDMSLKEISDILEISLVNTKVLLHRSRNILRDMLLKHNYQEEVL, from the coding sequence ATGAAGAATTTAACCGACGAACAAATTATTGAATCGATCAAAAAGGGAAATAAAGGAGATTTTACCCTTTTAGTTGATCGATATAAAGATAAAGGTTTCTCACTTTTAAAGAGAATACTTAAAAATGATTTGGATGCGGAAGAGGCATTACAAGATACATTTATGAAAGTGTTCAGCTCATTGAATTCATTTCGGTTTGAATCGAAGTTTTCTACGTGGTTTTACAAAGTAACTTTTAACACCGGTTTAACCATGGCTGCAAGTAAAAAACGAAAAATCGAAAAAGAAATGTCATCGATTGAAGATCATTTTGAATTGGGTCATGAAGACGAAAGAATTTATTCCGAATCAGAAAATGTAAAACAATATGTGATGAAATTAGTTGATCATTTACCGCCGAGAAATGCACTATTATTAATTTTGTTTTATATTGATGATATGTCGCTTAAAGAGATAAGTGATATTCTGGAAATATCATTAGTTAATACAAAAGTTCTTCTTCATAGATCGCGAAATATTTTGAGAGATATGTTACTCAAACATAATTATCAAGAGGAAGTATTATGA
- the trxB gene encoding thioredoxin-disulfide reductase, producing MADKHHKVIIIGSGPAGLTAALYNARANLNPVVFEGLQPGGQLTITTEVENFPGFEHGIQGPELMDVMRKQAQRFGAKPFFKQVTKVDFSKRPFTIEADKETYTADAVIISTGATAKWLGIPSEEKYMGYGVSACATCDGFFFKNQKIIVIGGGDSAMEEANYLTKFASEVLIVHRREEFRASKIMLERAEKNPKIKFILNKTVKEILGEEENGRKKVTGALLEDTRDGSTEKVDVDGIFLAIGHKPNTELFKGQLEMDETGYLIVKGSSTYTNVDGVFAAGDVADHVYRQAVTAAGMGCRAAIDAERWLAEQGIE from the coding sequence ATGGCAGACAAACATCATAAAGTGATTATTATCGGATCGGGACCTGCGGGTTTAACAGCAGCACTTTACAACGCTAGAGCAAATTTGAATCCGGTCGTGTTTGAAGGATTACAACCGGGCGGACAATTAACTATTACAACCGAGGTAGAAAATTTCCCGGGTTTTGAACATGGTATTCAAGGACCGGAATTGATGGACGTTATGCGTAAGCAAGCGCAAAGATTTGGTGCGAAACCATTTTTTAAACAAGTTACAAAAGTAGATTTTTCTAAAAGACCATTTACAATTGAAGCAGACAAAGAGACCTACACGGCGGATGCTGTAATCATTTCAACAGGTGCAACGGCAAAATGGTTGGGAATTCCAAGTGAAGAAAAATATATGGGATACGGAGTTTCTGCCTGTGCAACTTGCGACGGATTCTTTTTTAAGAATCAAAAAATTATTGTTATCGGCGGTGGTGATTCTGCAATGGAAGAGGCAAACTATTTAACTAAATTCGCTTCCGAAGTTTTAATAGTTCACCGACGTGAAGAATTCCGCGCTTCAAAAATTATGCTTGAACGTGCAGAAAAGAATCCGAAGATTAAATTTATCTTGAACAAAACCGTGAAAGAAATACTTGGCGAAGAAGAAAACGGACGAAAGAAAGTTACCGGTGCCTTACTTGAAGATACTCGTGATGGTTCAACCGAAAAAGTTGACGTTGACGGAATATTTCTTGCCATCGGTCATAAACCGAATACAGAATTATTCAAAGGTCAACTTGAAATGGATGAAACAGGTTATTTAATAGTAAAAGGATCATCAACTTATACAAACGTTGATGGCGTATTTGCAGCCGGTGATGTTGCCGATCATGTTTATAGACAAGCAGTAACAGCAGCGGGAATGGGTTGCAGAGCAGCAATTGATGCCGAACGCTGGTTGGCAGAACAAGGTATTGAATAA
- the queG gene encoding tRNA epoxyqueuosine(34) reductase QueG, translating into MTNHQIINIAHQLGFELVGFSKAEKLKTEIEHLQTWLQKNFQAGMSYMERNFEKREDVSQILPNAKSVISLGLNYYTDTEHNNRDGFGKVSRYAWGKDYHLIIWEKLDQFVEMCKEIDSHFEAKTYIDTGPVMDKAWAVKSGIGWMGKHTNVISREIGSWFFIANVITNFEFDYNEPIADFCGSCTACIVACPTNAIVDEYVVDANKCISYLTIESKSDVPEEFISKFDNWIFGCDICQDVCPWNHKFSLNTDEKEFLPRETELNISEIKNMTNSEFKKKFSDSPISRPRLKGMKRNAEFLEK; encoded by the coding sequence ATGACGAACCACCAAATAATAAATATCGCTCATCAACTTGGATTTGAACTTGTCGGTTTTTCAAAAGCTGAAAAATTAAAAACAGAGATTGAACATTTGCAAACCTGGCTGCAAAAAAACTTCCAAGCCGGAATGAGCTATATGGAACGTAATTTTGAAAAGAGAGAAGATGTATCACAGATTCTCCCAAATGCAAAAAGTGTTATCTCGCTTGGCTTAAATTATTACACGGATACTGAACACAATAACAGAGATGGTTTTGGTAAAGTTTCAAGATATGCTTGGGGAAAAGATTATCATCTGATCATTTGGGAAAAGTTAGATCAGTTTGTTGAGATGTGTAAGGAAATTGATAGTCACTTCGAGGCAAAAACTTATATTGATACCGGACCTGTAATGGACAAAGCATGGGCGGTTAAATCCGGAATAGGCTGGATGGGAAAACATACAAATGTTATTTCCCGTGAAATTGGAAGTTGGTTTTTTATAGCAAATGTTATCACCAATTTTGAATTCGATTATAATGAACCAATTGCTGATTTTTGCGGAAGCTGCACGGCTTGTATTGTTGCTTGCCCGACTAATGCAATAGTTGATGAATATGTTGTTGATGCAAATAAATGTATTTCTTATCTCACTATAGAAAGTAAATCTGATGTCCCCGAAGAATTTATTAGTAAGTTTGACAACTGGATTTTCGGTTGTGATATTTGTCAGGATGTTTGTCCGTGGAATCACAAATTTTCTCTGAATACAGATGAAAAGGAATTTTTACCGCGTGAAACTGAACTTAATATTTCAGAAATAAAAAATATGACAAACAGTGAATTCAAAAAGAAATTTTCAGACAGCCCAATTAGCAGACCAAGATTAAAAGGCATGAAACGTAATGCGGAGTTTTTAGAAAAATGA
- a CDS encoding Rieske 2Fe-2S domain-containing protein gives MKESLEGFSKVCKVDDLKEKVGKRFFIYDIEVAVFKVDGKIYALNNICPHQHSALIYDGFIEDCKVICPAHGWEFNLSDGKMDNNRKGLDSYEVKIIDDYVYVKVFKKELNW, from the coding sequence ATGAAAGAATCATTGGAAGGTTTTTCAAAAGTATGTAAAGTTGACGATCTAAAAGAAAAAGTCGGCAAACGATTTTTTATTTACGACATTGAAGTAGCAGTCTTTAAAGTTGACGGAAAAATCTATGCTCTCAATAACATCTGTCCTCATCAACATTCGGCTTTAATTTATGATGGCTTCATTGAAGATTGCAAAGTAATTTGTCCGGCTCATGGATGGGAATTCAATTTATCTGACGGTAAGATGGATAATAATCGGAAAGGCTTAGATTCTTATGAAGTGAAAATTATTGATGACTATGTTTATGTAAAAGTATTCAAAAAAGAATTAAACTGGTGA
- a CDS encoding MBL fold metallo-hydrolase, translating to MLKIGKYTIEEIKTGTFALDGGAMFGIIPKPLWDKTNPADDQNRIKLGARCLLLKSDSKKILIETGIGTGWDEKFKKIYDLDQSENDLYQSLKKKGIVPSDITDVILTHLHFDHVGGAVLQENSKFIPAFPNAKYHVQKEHFEYSLNSSDKDRGSFIKNRFLPLREEGVLNTLDIDQFDDEISFIKVYGHTIAQQLVKMSDGNQTYLYIADLVPFYSQIPIVYLMGYDIQPLKTIDEKKKYLSLAVEEDWKLIFGHDPNIAMATVQKTDKGFTHKELFNEIK from the coding sequence ATGTTAAAAATTGGTAAATATACAATTGAAGAAATAAAAACCGGCACATTTGCACTTGATGGCGGAGCAATGTTTGGAATTATTCCAAAACCATTGTGGGATAAAACAAATCCAGCTGATGATCAAAATAGAATTAAACTCGGTGCTCGCTGCCTTCTACTTAAGAGTGATTCAAAAAAAATATTAATCGAAACCGGAATTGGAACCGGCTGGGACGAAAAATTCAAAAAGATTTATGACCTTGATCAATCCGAAAATGATTTATACCAATCTCTTAAAAAGAAAGGAATTGTCCCATCAGATATTACTGATGTTATTCTAACTCACCTTCATTTTGACCATGTTGGTGGTGCTGTATTACAAGAAAATAGCAAATTCATTCCTGCATTTCCAAATGCAAAATATCATGTTCAAAAAGAACACTTTGAGTATTCATTAAATTCATCCGATAAAGATAGGGGAAGTTTCATCAAAAATCGTTTTCTTCCTCTTAGGGAAGAAGGAGTTCTCAATACGCTTGATATAGATCAATTTGATGATGAAATTTCATTCATAAAAGTTTACGGTCATACAATCGCACAGCAACTAGTTAAAATGAGTGACGGCAATCAAACATATTTATATATTGCCGATCTAGTCCCATTCTATTCACAAATTCCGATTGTTTATCTGATGGGATATGATATCCAGCCTCTTAAAACAATTGATGAAAAGAAAAAATATTTATCATTGGCAGTTGAAGAAGACTGGAAATTAATTTTCGGTCATGATCCGAACATAGCAATGGCAACAGTTCAAAAAACTGATAAGGGTTTTACACACAAAGAATTATTTAATGAGATAAAATGA
- a CDS encoding cobalamin B12-binding domain-containing protein has product MDKKIRVIIAKAGLDGHDRGAKVIAAALRDAGMEVIYTGLRQTPEMIVEAAIQEDVDAIGISLLSGAHMTIFPKVLQLMKEKGVDDVLLFGGGIMSDEDINKLKEMGVGELYTPGANTQEIIKFLKNWVVEHPRN; this is encoded by the coding sequence ATGGATAAAAAAATCAGAGTAATTATTGCTAAAGCCGGATTAGACGGACATGATCGCGGCGCAAAAGTTATCGCGGCGGCTCTTCGTGATGCCGGTATGGAAGTTATTTATACCGGGCTTCGTCAAACACCGGAAATGATTGTAGAAGCAGCTATTCAAGAAGACGTGGATGCAATTGGTATCAGTCTTTTATCAGGTGCGCATATGACAATATTCCCAAAAGTTTTACAACTTATGAAAGAAAAGGGAGTCGATGACGTTCTGTTATTCGGCGGCGGCATTATGTCGGATGAAGACATTAATAAACTAAAAGAGATGGGAGTCGGCGAACTTTATACTCCCGGAGCAAACACTCAAGAAATAATAAAGTTTTTGAAAAATTGGGTTGTTGAGCATCCAAGAAATTAA
- the kdsB gene encoding 3-deoxy-manno-octulosonate cytidylyltransferase: MIIGVIPARFGSSRLMGKPLANIGGKPMIQHTYESACKSKLLDKIVIAVDDEKVYQTAKEFCDSVKMTSKDISTGSDRIASVIKDMTSAKIIVNIQGDEPFIPGRMIDEAIEPLLFDESVEVSTLAKRITRVDELTSPTVPKVVFDYNNFALYFSRSPIPHVRDAKTNFERIRNYEIYKHIGLYVYRRDALLRFTKLKPTDLEQIERLEQLRMLENGFKIKIVVTEHESISVDTDTDLRKVREYYQKYIQKNEED, encoded by the coding sequence ATGATAATAGGTGTAATTCCCGCCCGATTCGGCTCTTCTAGATTAATGGGTAAACCGCTGGCAAATATCGGCGGTAAACCAATGATTCAACACACATATGAAAGTGCTTGCAAATCAAAATTACTTGATAAAATTGTAATTGCCGTAGATGACGAAAAAGTTTATCAAACTGCCAAAGAATTTTGCGATAGTGTGAAGATGACCTCAAAAGACATTTCAACCGGTTCGGATAGAATTGCAAGTGTTATTAAAGATATGACTTCTGCCAAAATTATTGTGAATATTCAGGGAGATGAGCCATTCATACCGGGAAGAATGATAGACGAAGCAATTGAACCATTGTTGTTCGATGAATCAGTTGAAGTATCAACCTTAGCAAAAAGAATAACGAGAGTTGATGAACTTACTAGTCCAACTGTTCCCAAAGTTGTTTTTGATTACAATAATTTCGCACTTTACTTTTCCAGATCACCCATTCCGCATGTGCGGGATGCAAAAACAAATTTCGAAAGAATTAGAAATTATGAAATCTATAAACACATTGGCCTTTATGTTTATAGAAGAGATGCATTACTGAGATTTACTAAACTCAAACCGACTGACTTAGAACAGATCGAGAGATTAGAACAACTTCGTATGTTAGAAAACGGATTCAAAATTAAAATTGTTGTCACCGAACATGAAAGTATTTCGGTTGATACTGATACCGATCTGCGAAAAGTGCGAGAATATTACCAAAAATATATCCAGAAGAATGAAGAAGATTAG
- the gatC gene encoding Asp-tRNA(Asn)/Glu-tRNA(Gln) amidotransferase subunit GatC, translating into MSVTKNEVENIAKLAKLNLSEDEMTEFTSDLNDILNYMDKLNSLDTENVKPLSHPLERHNIFREDKIKESIPREDALKNAPERTEEFFKVPKVIKSDKK; encoded by the coding sequence ATGTCGGTTACAAAAAACGAAGTAGAAAATATTGCTAAGTTGGCAAAGCTGAATTTAAGTGAAGATGAAATGACCGAGTTCACTTCCGATCTAAATGACATATTAAATTATATGGATAAATTAAATTCACTCGATACGGAAAACGTGAAACCATTATCTCATCCGTTGGAAAGACATAATATTTTCAGAGAAGATAAAATTAAAGAATCAATTCCAAGAGAAGATGCATTAAAAAATGCACCGGAAAGAACAGAAGAATTTTTTAAGGTTCCGAAGGTTATTAAATCAGATAAAAAATAA